Proteins encoded together in one Polaribacter reichenbachii window:
- a CDS encoding SDR family oxidoreductase, producing MKVKDKVVIVTGASKGIGKEIAILLAKNGAKVVVNYSNSEKEANAVVDAIKKNNGKAFAFKADVSKKEEVIALFDKTIASFGKIDVLVNNAGVMSAKKLKDNSEADFDKHFNVNVKGILNTLQEAESKLADNGNIVNISSSTVKLMLPTYAIYSASKAAVEQITRVFSKEIGRGISVNAVAPGPTETNLFLEGKSDEFIEKLKGMNAFHRLAKPIDIAQVVLFMASDESKWISGQVIGANGAMV from the coding sequence ATGAAAGTAAAAGATAAAGTTGTAATTGTAACTGGAGCATCCAAAGGAATAGGAAAAGAAATTGCAATACTCTTAGCCAAAAATGGTGCTAAAGTTGTTGTTAATTATTCCAATAGCGAAAAAGAAGCAAATGCTGTAGTTGATGCTATTAAAAAAAATAATGGTAAAGCTTTTGCTTTTAAAGCTGATGTTAGCAAAAAAGAAGAAGTAATTGCTCTTTTTGATAAAACTATTGCCAGCTTTGGTAAAATAGATGTTTTAGTAAATAATGCTGGTGTAATGTCTGCCAAAAAACTAAAAGATAATTCAGAAGCAGATTTCGACAAGCATTTTAATGTAAACGTAAAAGGTATTTTAAATACGCTACAAGAAGCAGAAAGCAAACTTGCAGATAATGGAAATATTGTAAATATTTCTTCTAGTACTGTAAAATTAATGTTACCAACTTACGCAATTTACTCAGCATCTAAAGCAGCAGTAGAACAAATTACACGTGTATTTTCTAAAGAGATTGGTAGAGGGATTTCTGTAAATGCCGTAGCTCCTGGTCCAACAGAAACCAACTTGTTTTTAGAAGGAAAGTCTGATGAATTTATAGAAAAACTAAAAGGAATGAATGCTTTTCATAGACTTGCTAAACCAATAGACATTGCTCAAGTGGTTTTATTTATGGCAAGTGATGAATCTAAATGGATTTCTGGACAAGTTATTGGAGCAAATGGAGCAATGGTTTAA
- the ribB gene encoding 3,4-dihydroxy-2-butanone-4-phosphate synthase, with protein sequence MTSQISDKKTQLNTIEEAITDIKNGKVIIVVDDENRENEGDFLAAAEMATPEMINFMATHGRGLICAPLTETRCKELQLGMMVNNNTDPMETAFTVSVDLRGKGVTTGISASDRALTIKALIDKETKPFDLGRPGHIFPLIAREGGVLRRTGHTEAAIDFARLAGLQPAGVIVEIMNDDGSMARLPQLLEVAKKFDIKIVSIEDLVAYRMEHDSLIEKKEDFNIETRFGKFRLRAYQQTTNNQVHIALTKGNWINDEGVLTRINSTLVNNDILGTLTNNADKKLDQMFKVINDHEKGAILFINQQNQSKNLLSRLAVLKESQKNGEMKAPAISMDQRDFGIGAQILHDLNISKLKLITNTQQTKRVGMIGYGLEIIDYVNY encoded by the coding sequence ATGACATCACAAATTTCAGATAAAAAAACACAATTAAATACTATAGAAGAAGCTATTACCGATATTAAAAACGGTAAAGTTATTATAGTTGTAGATGATGAAAACAGAGAGAATGAAGGTGATTTTTTAGCCGCTGCAGAAATGGCTACGCCAGAGATGATTAACTTTATGGCTACTCATGGCCGTGGATTAATTTGTGCGCCTTTAACTGAAACTCGTTGTAAAGAATTACAGTTGGGTATGATGGTGAATAATAACACAGACCCAATGGAAACCGCTTTTACAGTTTCTGTAGATTTACGTGGTAAAGGAGTTACAACTGGTATTTCTGCATCTGATAGAGCATTAACAATTAAAGCTTTAATAGATAAAGAAACCAAACCATTCGATTTAGGAAGACCAGGTCATATTTTTCCGTTAATTGCTAGAGAAGGTGGTGTTTTACGTAGAACAGGTCATACAGAAGCAGCCATAGATTTTGCAAGATTAGCAGGTTTACAACCAGCAGGAGTTATTGTAGAAATTATGAATGATGATGGTTCAATGGCTCGTTTACCTCAACTTTTAGAAGTCGCTAAAAAGTTTGATATTAAAATAGTTTCTATCGAAGATTTAGTAGCTTATAGAATGGAACACGATTCGTTAATAGAAAAGAAAGAAGACTTTAATATAGAAACTCGTTTTGGTAAATTTAGATTAAGAGCTTACCAACAAACTACAAATAACCAAGTACACATTGCCTTAACCAAAGGGAATTGGATCAATGATGAAGGCGTTTTAACAAGAATAAATTCCACTTTGGTAAATAACGATATTCTTGGAACTTTAACCAATAATGCCGATAAGAAATTAGACCAAATGTTTAAGGTGATTAATGATCATGAAAAAGGAGCAATTTTATTCATCAATCAACAAAATCAATCTAAAAACTTATTAAGTAGATTAGCTGTTTTAAAAGAAAGTCAGAAAAATGGTGAAATGAAAGCACCTGCAATTTCTATGGATCAAAGAGATTTTGGAATTGGTGCTCAAATTCTGCACGATTTAAATATCAGCAAACTAAAATTGATAACGAATACTCAACAAACCAAAAGAGTGGGAATGATTGGTTATGGTTTAGAAATTATTGATTATGTTAATTATTAA